One Orrella dioscoreae genomic window carries:
- a CDS encoding nitroreductase family protein — protein sequence MMTDTLHALTSRRSAKFLRGPGPDAQTLRKMFQAAACAPDHGALRPWRYVVIEGPQAIGRLADMAIGAVRASGDPRMTDEKEKAVRQWLAEIPLIVAVAQKIDHGGRIPEQEQLLAAGASVMNLLNAAHLSGFGAFWSTGLGTYVEAVQEALGFDALDHKFLGFLAIGTPAADSGPAKRPEPESFVRVWTGEAVGA from the coding sequence ATCATGACCGATACCCTTCACGCCCTGACCAGCCGCCGTTCCGCCAAATTCCTGCGTGGCCCCGGCCCCGACGCGCAGACTCTGCGCAAGATGTTCCAGGCCGCCGCATGCGCGCCCGACCATGGCGCGTTGCGCCCGTGGCGCTATGTCGTGATCGAAGGGCCGCAGGCCATCGGCCGCCTGGCCGACATGGCCATCGGCGCGGTGCGCGCCAGCGGCGATCCGCGCATGACGGATGAAAAGGAAAAGGCCGTGCGCCAGTGGCTGGCCGAGATTCCGCTGATCGTGGCGGTGGCACAGAAGATCGACCACGGCGGCCGCATCCCCGAGCAGGAGCAACTGCTTGCCGCGGGCGCCTCGGTGATGAACCTGCTGAACGCGGCGCATCTGTCGGGTTTCGGCGCATTCTGGAGCACCGGCCTGGGCACCTATGTGGAAGCGGTGCAGGAAGCCCTGGGCTTCGATGCGCTGGACCACAAGTTCCTGGGCTTCCTGGCCATCGGCACGCCCGCTGCCGACAGCGGTCCTGCCAAGCGTCCCGAACCCGAGAGCTTCGTGCGCGTGTGGACCGGCGAGGCCGTGGGCGCCTGA
- the cadR gene encoding Cd(II)/Pb(II)-responsive transcriptional regulator — translation MRIGELAQAAGTTVETIRYYEKEGLLPEPDRAENNYRSYGAAHLERLRLVRNCRALDMSHEEIRAILSLSDDHASGCGRINDLFDAHIAHVDARIAELHDLKSQLAALRQRCAQARPDTEDCGILHGLSAMQAEERPERHTHLG, via the coding sequence ATGCGCATCGGAGAACTGGCCCAGGCGGCCGGCACCACCGTCGAAACCATCCGCTACTACGAGAAGGAAGGGCTGTTGCCCGAGCCCGACCGGGCCGAGAACAATTACCGCAGCTATGGCGCGGCGCACCTCGAACGACTGCGGCTGGTGCGCAACTGCCGCGCGCTGGACATGAGCCACGAGGAAATCCGCGCCATCCTGTCGCTGTCGGACGACCACGCCAGCGGCTGTGGCCGCATCAACGACCTTTTCGACGCCCACATCGCCCACGTCGATGCCCGCATCGCCGAACTCCATGACCTGAAATCGCAATTGGCGGCCTTGCGCCAGCGTTGCGCGCAGGCGCGCCCCGATACCGAGGACTGTGGCATCCTGCATGGCCTGTCGGCCATGCAGGCGGAAGAGCGCCCCGAGCGGCACACCCACCTGGGTTAG
- a CDS encoding heavy metal translocating P-type ATPase → MDSQKTSAMTPSHTHDHEHGHDHDHAPGDACGSAPKAASRCCGTASAAPAPRDDTLPAPAAGETLSRYRIAQMDCPTEETLIRGALKSLDGVRALAFNLMQRQLSVVHADGAGPAIVAAIKSVGMEAVPADGTAAPPPATGSAMSRWMLAGAGVLAALSEAAHFADAPTWLIAALSLAAILACGLNTYRKGWIAVRNGELNINALMSIAVTGAVLIGQWPEAAMVMVLFNVAELIEARSLDRARNAVRQLLDLAPQTATVQQADGTWRKVPASALNVGDRVHVQPGERIAADGEIEAGASAIDQSAITGESLPLEKTVGDAVYAATVNTYGGFEYRVTAAAANTTLARIIHAVESAQGSRAPTQRFIDRFSRIYTPAVVAIAIAMAVIQPLFFGVAWLDALYRALSLLIIACPCALVISTPVTVVSGLTAASRRGILIKGGAYLEQGRQLRWLALDKTGTLTHGKPRQTDFAAMEGVDAEQARRIAASLAARSDHPVSKALADAADADGLRLLAVEDFAALPGRGVRGVVDGQPYVLGNRRLLAEQGLLDDALSTHLDAWEAQGRSSVAVASATRVLAVAAVADTVKESSVAAIADLHGLGIRTLMLSGDNQGAASAIAAEVGIDEARGELLPEDKLAAVTLKREQGRIGMVGDGINDAPALAAADIGFAMGAAGSGTAIETADVALMDDDLRKIGVFVRLSRATHSVLVQNIALSLGLKAIFMVLALTGYATLWMAVFADVGASLIVVANGLRLLRARVS, encoded by the coding sequence ATGGACAGCCAGAAGACCTCCGCCATGACCCCTTCCCACACGCACGATCACGAGCATGGTCACGACCACGATCATGCGCCCGGCGACGCTTGCGGCAGCGCACCCAAGGCTGCAAGCCGTTGCTGCGGCACGGCATCGGCCGCGCCCGCGCCGCGCGACGACACCCTGCCTGCGCCCGCTGCCGGCGAAACGCTCAGCCGCTACCGCATCGCCCAGATGGACTGCCCGACCGAAGAGACGCTGATCCGCGGAGCGCTGAAGTCGCTGGACGGCGTGCGTGCCCTGGCGTTCAACCTGATGCAGCGCCAGTTGAGCGTGGTGCACGCCGATGGCGCCGGCCCCGCCATCGTGGCGGCCATCAAATCGGTGGGCATGGAAGCCGTGCCTGCCGACGGCACCGCCGCGCCGCCGCCCGCCACCGGCAGCGCCATGAGCCGCTGGATGCTGGCGGGCGCCGGCGTCCTCGCCGCGCTATCCGAAGCCGCGCATTTCGCGGACGCTCCCACCTGGCTCATTGCCGCCCTGTCGCTGGCCGCCATCCTGGCTTGCGGCCTGAACACCTATCGCAAGGGCTGGATCGCCGTGCGCAACGGCGAACTGAACATCAACGCCTTGATGAGCATTGCCGTGACTGGCGCGGTGCTGATCGGCCAGTGGCCCGAGGCGGCCATGGTCATGGTGCTCTTCAACGTGGCCGAGCTGATCGAGGCGCGGTCGCTGGACCGCGCACGCAATGCCGTGCGGCAGCTGCTGGACCTGGCGCCGCAGACGGCCACGGTACAGCAGGCGGATGGCACCTGGCGCAAGGTGCCCGCCAGCGCGCTGAACGTCGGCGATCGCGTGCACGTGCAACCCGGCGAGCGCATCGCCGCCGACGGCGAGATCGAGGCCGGCGCCTCGGCCATCGACCAATCCGCCATCACCGGCGAAAGCCTGCCGCTGGAAAAGACCGTGGGCGACGCGGTCTATGCCGCCACCGTCAACACTTACGGCGGCTTTGAATACCGTGTCACCGCGGCGGCGGCCAATACCACGCTGGCGCGCATCATCCATGCCGTCGAATCGGCACAAGGCAGCCGCGCGCCCACGCAGCGCTTCATCGACCGCTTCTCGCGCATCTACACCCCTGCCGTCGTGGCCATCGCCATCGCCATGGCCGTCATCCAGCCGCTGTTCTTCGGCGTGGCCTGGCTGGACGCGCTGTATCGCGCGCTGTCGCTGCTCATCATCGCCTGCCCTTGCGCGCTGGTGATCTCCACGCCCGTCACGGTGGTCAGCGGGCTGACGGCTGCCTCGCGGCGCGGCATCCTGATCAAGGGCGGCGCCTATCTGGAGCAAGGACGGCAACTGCGCTGGCTGGCCCTGGACAAGACCGGCACCCTGACCCACGGCAAGCCCCGCCAGACCGACTTCGCTGCAATGGAAGGCGTGGACGCGGAGCAGGCCCGCCGCATCGCGGCCAGCCTTGCCGCGCGCTCCGACCATCCTGTCTCCAAGGCGCTGGCGGATGCCGCCGATGCGGATGGCCTGAGGCTGCTGGCGGTGGAGGATTTCGCCGCCCTGCCCGGCCGTGGCGTGCGTGGCGTCGTCGACGGCCAGCCGTATGTGTTGGGCAACCGGCGCCTGCTTGCCGAGCAAGGCCTGCTGGATGACGCGCTGTCCACACACCTGGATGCCTGGGAGGCGCAGGGCCGCTCCAGCGTCGCGGTGGCCAGCGCCACCCGCGTGCTGGCGGTGGCGGCCGTGGCCGACACGGTCAAGGAAAGCAGCGTGGCGGCCATCGCCGACCTGCACGGCCTGGGCATCCGGACCCTCATGCTTTCCGGCGACAACCAGGGCGCGGCTTCGGCGATCGCGGCCGAAGTCGGCATCGACGAAGCCCGCGGCGAACTGCTGCCCGAGGACAAGCTGGCCGCGGTCACCCTCAAGCGCGAACAAGGCCGCATCGGCATGGTGGGCGACGGCATCAACGACGCCCCGGCGCTGGCCGCCGCGGACATCGGCTTCGCCATGGGCGCGGCGGGTTCCGGCACGGCCATCGAGACCGCCGACGTCGCCCTGATGGACGACGACCTGCGCAAGATCGGCGTCTTCGTGCGGCTGTCGCGCGCCACGCACAGCGTGCTGGTGCAGAACATCGCGCTGTCGCTGGGCTTGAAGGCGATTTTCATGGTGCTGGCGCTGACGGGCTACGCCACCTTGTGGATGGCGGTGTTCGCCGATGTGGGTGCGAGCCTCATCGTGGTGGCCAACGGCCTGCGGCTCCTGCGCGCCAGGGTTTCCTGA
- a CDS encoding MgtC/SapB family protein: protein MNDAWSLILDTLQQEFSDFNDLGDTVRIIVRLSVAVLLGGLIGYERESQGKSAGLRTHMLVALGAALFVLAPTLSGMNVGDQSRVLQGIIAGIGFLGAGAIIKSQAQGHEVRGLTTAASIWLTAAVGIAAGMGREILAIASTLLALFILDVLHRLERRIARRQREHETSQQLRLASEGKPPASAVAPDD from the coding sequence ATGAATGATGCCTGGTCCCTGATCCTGGACACGCTCCAGCAGGAGTTCTCCGACTTCAACGACCTGGGCGATACCGTGCGCATCATCGTGCGCCTGTCCGTGGCCGTGCTGCTGGGCGGCCTGATCGGCTACGAACGGGAAAGCCAGGGCAAGTCGGCGGGCCTGCGCACCCACATGCTGGTGGCGCTGGGCGCGGCGCTCTTCGTGCTGGCCCCCACGCTCAGCGGCATGAACGTCGGCGACCAGAGCCGCGTGTTGCAGGGCATCATCGCCGGCATCGGCTTCCTGGGGGCCGGCGCCATCATCAAGTCACAGGCCCAGGGCCATGAGGTACGCGGCCTGACGACGGCCGCCAGCATCTGGCTGACGGCAGCGGTGGGCATCGCCGCCGGCATGGGCCGCGAGATCCTGGCGATTGCCAGCACGCTGCTGGCGCTCTTCATCCTTGATGTGCTGCATCGCCTGGAACGCCGCATCGCCCGCCGCCAGCGGGAACACGAAACCAGCCAGCAACTGCGCCTGGCCAGCGAAGGCAAGCCACCTGCCTCCGCCGTCGCGCCAGACGACTGA
- a CDS encoding MFS transporter yields MGISDTTRAGGAGRVRGDRRWLALAVLLTGNFVTILDLFIVNVAIPSLRADLAASDAQVQLVLVGYAAAYGICLLNGARLGDLYGRRNIFLAGMAIFTLASLLCGLSPTPAWLIGSRILQGVGAALLMPQVLASLRLLFQGDERRKAFGILGAVQGIAASLSQIAGGWLIEHAPAGMSWRMVFLINLPIGLLAIWGALAFVPQAAPAGTKRLDLPGAVLSALGVALVLVPVMLGREAGWPAWSWGLPLVGAGLLAAFWRYETVLPRRGAAPMFDVTLFGQPGFLAGVTAMFLLYSAISSFFLSLTLLLQAGLGLAPLAAGLVFTPSAIAFFAGSLCGPRLARLLGPRALLAGSAAFVAGLALSAYVGARAPQALDWMVVGIVINGFGQGVVIPLALNLLLGRVRDEQAGTASGTISTLQTVGTAVGVTVVGVLFFAALAQSPSADAVAHGQALAFATRYNLLAGLASLALFAWALRVPKPVPGTR; encoded by the coding sequence ATGGGCATTTCAGACACGACCCGCGCGGGCGGGGCAGGGCGGGTGCGCGGGGACAGGCGCTGGCTGGCATTGGCGGTGCTGCTGACAGGCAATTTCGTGACGATCCTGGACCTGTTCATCGTCAACGTCGCGATTCCCAGCCTGCGCGCCGACCTGGCCGCCAGCGACGCCCAGGTGCAGCTGGTGCTGGTGGGCTATGCCGCTGCCTACGGAATCTGCCTGCTCAATGGCGCCAGGCTGGGAGACCTCTATGGCCGTCGCAACATCTTCCTGGCGGGCATGGCGATCTTCACGCTGGCCTCCCTGCTGTGCGGGCTGAGCCCGACGCCCGCCTGGCTGATCGGCAGTCGCATCCTGCAGGGGGTGGGCGCAGCGCTCCTGATGCCCCAGGTGCTGGCCAGCTTGCGCTTGCTGTTCCAGGGGGATGAGCGCCGGAAAGCGTTCGGCATCCTGGGCGCGGTACAGGGCATCGCCGCATCGCTGTCGCAGATCGCGGGGGGCTGGCTCATCGAGCATGCGCCGGCGGGCATGAGCTGGCGCATGGTGTTCCTGATCAACCTGCCCATCGGCCTGCTGGCGATCTGGGGCGCGCTGGCTTTCGTCCCGCAGGCGGCGCCCGCGGGGACGAAGCGGCTCGACCTGCCGGGCGCGGTGCTGAGCGCATTGGGCGTGGCGCTGGTGCTGGTGCCCGTCATGCTGGGGCGCGAAGCCGGCTGGCCGGCATGGTCCTGGGGCTTGCCGCTGGTGGGCGCCGGCCTGCTGGCCGCCTTCTGGCGCTACGAGACCGTGCTGCCGCGCCGTGGCGCCGCACCCATGTTCGACGTGACCTTGTTCGGCCAGCCTGGTTTCCTGGCGGGTGTGACGGCCATGTTCCTGCTGTATTCGGCCATCAGTTCATTCTTCCTGTCCCTGACCCTGCTGCTGCAGGCCGGGCTGGGGCTGGCGCCGCTGGCGGCGGGGCTGGTTTTCACGCCATCGGCCATCGCCTTCTTTGCCGGGTCGCTTTGCGGGCCCAGGTTGGCACGCCTGCTCGGCCCGCGTGCCTTGCTGGCGGGCTCGGCCGCCTTCGTCGCGGGGCTGGCCCTGTCGGCCTATGTCGGCGCCCGCGCCCCGCAAGCGCTGGATTGGATGGTCGTGGGCATCGTCATCAATGGTTTCGGCCAGGGCGTCGTCATTCCGCTCGCGCTGAACTTGCTGCTCGGGCGCGTGCGGGACGAGCAGGCCGGCACGGCATCGGGCACGATCAGCACGCTGCAGACCGTGGGCACCGCCGTGGGCGTGACGGTGGTGGGCGTGCTGTTCTTCGCGGCGCTGGCGCAGTCACCCTCGGCGGATGCCGTCGCCCACGGCCAGGCGCTGGCGTTTGCCACGCGCTACAACCTGCTTGCCGGCCTGGCCAGCCTTGCCCTGTTCGCCTGGGCGCTGCGCGTGCCCAAGCCTGTGCCCGGCACGCGCTAG
- a CDS encoding diiron oxygenase, which yields MPDLEKLIRLSKERQYDVYTRFDWPERVAEDRLWCDESLLTTYGTDLHGTLSEQQLIALSKWEAINFYSLNVHGIKDALEFVCRKMYARRYADYTEYMHIFLAEENAHMWFFARFCQDYGGKIYKTLAYKEDQAGTPPLLDDLYMFSSTLIFEEFVDYYNRKVGENASVPDIVREINLQHHLDESRHVKFGRDIIKDVLTSIRDEAEDWPETQSRIDATIRRIFLHFVGLMYNPHAYADAGVHLSPDAPSAAQTRNYLRNAPQRRPHHEQWFKRTARYFESIGAISDSNFL from the coding sequence ATGCCTGACCTGGAAAAACTGATAAGGCTGTCTAAGGAACGCCAGTACGACGTCTATACGCGTTTCGACTGGCCTGAGCGCGTCGCCGAGGACCGGCTGTGGTGCGACGAGAGCCTGCTGACCACCTACGGCACGGACCTGCACGGCACGCTGAGCGAACAGCAGCTGATCGCCTTGAGCAAGTGGGAAGCCATCAACTTCTACAGCCTCAATGTGCACGGCATCAAGGATGCCCTCGAGTTCGTCTGCCGCAAGATGTACGCCCGGCGCTATGCGGACTACACCGAGTACATGCACATTTTCCTGGCCGAGGAGAACGCGCACATGTGGTTCTTCGCCCGCTTCTGCCAGGACTATGGCGGCAAGATCTACAAGACGCTGGCCTACAAGGAAGACCAGGCGGGCACGCCGCCGCTGCTGGACGACCTGTACATGTTCTCGTCCACGCTGATCTTCGAGGAGTTCGTGGACTACTACAACCGCAAGGTCGGCGAGAACGCCTCGGTGCCGGACATCGTGCGGGAGATCAACCTGCAGCACCACCTGGATGAGTCGCGCCACGTGAAATTCGGCCGCGACATCATCAAGGACGTCCTGACGTCCATCAGGGACGAGGCCGAGGACTGGCCCGAGACCCAGTCGCGCATCGACGCGACGATACGGCGGATATTCCTGCACTTCGTCGGGCTCATGTACAACCCGCACGCCTATGCCGACGCGGGGGTGCATCTCAGTCCGGATGCGCCCTCGGCCGCGCAGACGCGCAACTACCTGCGCAACGCGCCCCAGCGCAGGCCCCACCACGAGCAATGGTTCAAGCGCACCGCGCGCTACTTCGAGAGCATCGGCGCCATCAGCGACAGCAATTTCCTTTGA
- a CDS encoding amino acid adenylation domain-containing protein, whose product MTQHASNLAALFEQTASLHPDREAIFLSGGAVRYADLARKARWLARTLHQVAGDGARIAIFADRSLGSYVSVLATLYAGGTYVPVSPVYPAARNAAILAASGAAALVYQRSSAAALQALLAELPAGVTPLELDSLEDAPEEDDARPGWLPPALAAAQAGTPPAKPAYILFTSGSTGRPKGVPISHASVLHYLTVLGEQFDFQATDRHTQNFELTFDLSVFDLFVPWRHGGAFCVPSALDAATPYQYLKRHGITVWFSVPSAVQILQRNRLLKPGSFPTLRISLFCGEALTWDAAHAWAQAAPQSVIANLYGPTELTISCFTYRLPSPLPAAPTGRPIVPIGQVHAGHVHLVLQEDGTPAGPGQEGELCIAGPQQFPGYLDDPAKSEAAHVLKAGADGAWRVYYRTGDLVSEDETGIVHYLGRLDHQVKVNGYRVELEEIERAIRRLPGSPNAVVRYTRNPVSTDQQRKLVAFLTGEPRDDREVLRELARTLPHYMLPDVIVWAGETFPLNGNGKVDVNSLLATVA is encoded by the coding sequence ATGACCCAGCACGCCAGCAATCTCGCGGCCCTGTTCGAACAGACCGCCTCCCTGCATCCGGATCGCGAAGCGATCTTCCTGTCCGGCGGCGCCGTGCGCTATGCGGACCTCGCCCGCAAGGCCCGCTGGCTGGCGCGTACCCTGCACCAGGTCGCCGGCGATGGCGCGCGCATCGCGATCTTCGCCGATCGCAGCCTGGGGAGCTATGTCTCGGTCCTGGCCACGCTGTATGCCGGGGGCACCTATGTCCCCGTCAGCCCGGTGTATCCGGCCGCGCGCAATGCCGCGATCCTGGCGGCGTCCGGTGCCGCCGCCCTGGTCTACCAGCGCTCCAGCGCCGCCGCCCTGCAGGCCCTGCTGGCCGAGCTGCCTGCCGGGGTCACGCCCCTCGAACTGGACAGCCTGGAAGACGCGCCCGAGGAGGACGATGCGCGCCCGGGCTGGCTGCCTCCCGCCCTTGCCGCCGCGCAGGCTGGCACCCCGCCCGCCAAACCGGCCTACATCCTCTTCACCTCGGGCAGCACGGGCCGCCCCAAGGGCGTGCCGATCAGCCATGCCAGCGTGCTGCACTACCTGACGGTGCTGGGCGAGCAATTCGACTTCCAGGCAACGGACCGCCACACGCAGAACTTCGAACTCACGTTCGACCTGTCGGTGTTCGACCTCTTCGTTCCCTGGCGGCATGGCGGCGCATTCTGCGTGCCGTCGGCGCTGGATGCCGCCACGCCGTATCAATACCTCAAGCGCCATGGCATCACGGTCTGGTTCTCGGTGCCCTCGGCAGTGCAGATCCTGCAGCGCAACAGGCTGCTGAAGCCCGGCAGCTTCCCCACGCTGCGCATCAGCCTGTTCTGCGGCGAGGCCCTGACCTGGGACGCCGCCCACGCCTGGGCGCAAGCTGCGCCGCAATCCGTGATCGCGAACCTGTACGGCCCGACCGAACTCACGATCAGCTGCTTCACCTACCGCCTGCCCTCCCCCCTGCCGGCTGCGCCCACGGGCAGGCCCATCGTGCCGATCGGCCAGGTGCATGCGGGCCACGTCCACCTGGTGCTGCAGGAGGACGGCACGCCCGCCGGGCCGGGCCAGGAGGGCGAACTGTGCATTGCCGGTCCGCAGCAGTTCCCGGGCTATCTCGATGATCCGGCCAAGAGCGAGGCGGCCCATGTCCTGAAGGCCGGCGCCGACGGTGCCTGGCGCGTCTATTACCGCACCGGCGACCTCGTGAGCGAAGACGAGACGGGGATCGTGCACTACCTGGGACGGCTCGACCATCAGGTCAAGGTCAACGGCTATCGCGTGGAACTCGAGGAGATCGAGCGTGCGATCCGCAGGCTGCCGGGCTCGCCCAATGCCGTCGTGCGCTACACGCGCAATCCCGTCAGCACCGACCAGCAGCGCAAGCTCGTCGCGTTCCTGACCGGCGAACCCCGGGACGACCGGGAGGTCCTGCGCGAGCTGGCGCGGACCCTGCCCCACTACATGCTGCCCGACGTCATCGTCTGGGCCGGCGAGACCTTCCCGCTCAACGGCAACGGCAAGGTGGACGTGAACAGCCTGCTCGCGACCGTCGCCTGA
- a CDS encoding holo-ACP synthase: MYPRIGVDLVSVSRVKDMIATAFGSTVARMLRPDEIQACRRAGQLDAVSVAGRLAIKEAVFKTFQSRGHPLPWRDIHVQGRHGEAPCVALFGRARRLASAACIGEDITVSLTHEHDYAVAVAFCLAGPSVFPTPP; this comes from the coding sequence ATGTACCCACGTATCGGCGTCGACCTCGTCAGTGTCTCCCGCGTCAAGGACATGATCGCCACCGCGTTCGGCAGCACGGTCGCGCGCATGCTGCGTCCCGACGAAATCCAGGCCTGCCGGCGCGCCGGCCAGCTGGATGCAGTGTCGGTGGCCGGCCGTCTTGCCATCAAGGAGGCGGTCTTCAAGACATTCCAGAGCCGCGGCCATCCGCTGCCCTGGCGTGACATCCACGTTCAGGGACGGCACGGCGAAGCCCCGTGCGTGGCGCTCTTTGGGCGGGCGCGCCGCCTTGCCAGCGCGGCCTGCATCGGCGAGGACATCACCGTCAGCCTGACCCATGAGCACGACTATGCCGTGGCCGTGGCGTTCTGCCTGGCAGGCCCTTCCGTTTTCCCCACCCCTCCCTGA
- a CDS encoding phosphopantetheine-binding protein, giving the protein MTTVHTQGIEQLRHWLESRNKEGVEITDDLDLIEARLVDSLSFVEFIYIISEASGQEVDPENLDLEKLKTLRAIAQTYF; this is encoded by the coding sequence ATGACGACAGTGCACACCCAAGGCATCGAGCAGCTCAGGCATTGGCTCGAATCCCGCAACAAGGAAGGCGTCGAGATCACGGACGACCTGGACCTGATCGAGGCCAGGCTGGTCGATTCCCTCTCTTTCGTCGAGTTCATCTACATCATCAGCGAAGCGAGCGGCCAGGAGGTCGATCCCGAGAACCTCGACCTCGAAAAGCTGAAGACGCTGCGCGCCATCGCGCAGACCTATTTCTGA
- a CDS encoding class I SAM-dependent methyltransferase, with protein MEKVSYTAQWTAAARALESERGDGARFRDDYARLLAGEKGFELLSRYDGTAVAEYVALRTRFVDDAILAILAREPIEQVVLVASGMDTRAYRLAWPEGATLYEVDHVDLFTFKNQALQAHSAKRLIPTVDVGADLAGDWVPRLKAAGFDAARPTLWVAEGLFFFLTEQQAATLLRVLAEQSTPGSQLVTDMISRSLLVHPITQSFLKTLRGDGTPWQFGTDDPEAFLRDNGWQATRVAQPGEPGAGEGYWPYPPAERALRGVPRNWLITAQRA; from the coding sequence ATGGAGAAAGTCTCTTACACGGCCCAATGGACCGCGGCCGCCCGGGCCCTGGAGTCCGAGCGGGGCGACGGCGCGCGTTTCCGTGATGACTATGCCCGCCTGCTGGCCGGCGAAAAGGGGTTCGAGCTGCTGTCGCGCTATGACGGCACGGCCGTGGCCGAGTACGTCGCCTTGCGCACGCGCTTCGTCGACGACGCGATCCTGGCCATCCTTGCCAGGGAGCCCATCGAGCAGGTGGTGCTGGTGGCCAGCGGCATGGACACGCGCGCCTACCGCCTGGCGTGGCCCGAGGGCGCCACGCTCTATGAAGTCGATCACGTGGACCTGTTCACCTTCAAGAACCAGGCCTTGCAGGCCCACTCGGCCAAACGGCTGATCCCGACCGTGGACGTGGGCGCCGATCTTGCCGGCGACTGGGTGCCCAGGCTGAAGGCCGCCGGCTTCGACGCCGCGCGGCCCACGCTGTGGGTGGCCGAAGGCCTCTTCTTCTTCCTGACCGAGCAGCAGGCGGCCACCCTGTTGCGCGTGCTGGCCGAGCAATCCACGCCGGGCAGCCAGCTCGTCACGGACATGATCAGCCGCTCCCTGCTGGTGCATCCCATCACGCAATCCTTTCTCAAGACCCTGCGCGGCGACGGGACGCCCTGGCAATTCGGCACCGACGACCCCGAGGCGTTCCTGCGCGACAACGGCTGGCAGGCCACGCGCGTGGCGCAGCCGGGCGAACCCGGCGCGGGCGAAGGATACTGGCCCTATCCCCCCGCCGAGCGCGCCTTGCGAGGCGTGCCCCGCAATTGGCTGATCACGGCGCAACGGGCGTGA
- a CDS encoding 3-oxoacyl-[acyl-carrier-protein] synthase III C-terminal domain-containing protein yields the protein MSTVTIERVESHLAGEPIKIDAVAGRLGLRPTEIAVFRKIYGLDALHFDPDQDIHDLVLPAPRRLLAALDAATRASIRYVIYAHTMQTVAPPDVDLARQIRDRLGLFHAEAFALGQQACVSSLGAVDLAGKLLAAEGSPGQHALIVTGEQAYSSQIQLIPHSAIMAEAGAACLVSRDGVGDVVRAFAVHTHGGYAAGLLLDEDGIRGFGAAYPEALASVIRQAVDEAGLSLDEIALVIPHNVNAISWKQVIKTIGLPPECFFLDNIARTSHCYASDAFVNYTTLRDAGRLAPGRHYVVASVGLGATFGAMVLTHGGTAP from the coding sequence ATGAGCACCGTCACCATCGAACGCGTGGAGAGCCACCTGGCCGGCGAGCCGATCAAGATCGACGCGGTGGCCGGCCGCCTGGGCCTGCGTCCCACCGAGATCGCGGTGTTCCGCAAGATCTACGGCCTGGACGCGCTGCATTTCGACCCGGACCAGGACATCCACGATCTCGTGCTGCCCGCGCCGCGGCGCCTGCTGGCGGCGCTGGACGCAGCCACGCGGGCCAGCATCCGCTACGTGATCTATGCCCACACCATGCAGACCGTGGCGCCTCCCGATGTGGATCTGGCGCGCCAGATCCGTGACCGGCTGGGCCTGTTCCACGCCGAAGCGTTCGCGCTGGGACAGCAGGCATGTGTCAGCAGCCTGGGCGCGGTCGACCTGGCCGGCAAGCTGCTTGCCGCGGAGGGATCGCCCGGCCAGCACGCGCTCATCGTCACGGGCGAGCAGGCCTACAGCAGCCAGATCCAGCTGATTCCCCACAGCGCCATCATGGCCGAGGCAGGCGCGGCCTGCCTCGTCTCCCGGGATGGCGTGGGCGACGTGGTGCGTGCCTTCGCCGTGCATACCCACGGCGGCTACGCGGCCGGCCTGCTGCTGGACGAGGACGGCATCCGGGGGTTTGGCGCGGCCTATCCGGAAGCGCTGGCCAGCGTCATCCGCCAGGCCGTCGACGAAGCGGGGCTGTCGCTCGACGAGATCGCGCTGGTCATTCCGCACAACGTCAACGCCATCAGCTGGAAGCAGGTCATCAAGACGATCGGCCTGCCCCCCGAATGCTTCTTCCTCGACAACATCGCGCGCACCAGCCATTGCTACGCCTCGGACGCCTTCGTGAACTACACCACGCTGCGCGACGCCGGCAGGCTCGCGCCGGGGCGGCATTACGTCGTGGCGTCCGTCGGCCTGGGCGCGACCTTCGGCGCCATGGTGCTGACCCATGGAGGCACGGCGCCATGA